In the Gorilla gorilla gorilla isolate KB3781 chromosome 10, NHGRI_mGorGor1-v2.1_pri, whole genome shotgun sequence genome, one interval contains:
- the LOC101140222 gene encoding basic salivary proline-rich protein 3 encodes MLLILLSVALLALSSAQSLNEDVSQEESPSVISGKPEGPPPQGGNQSQGPPPRPGKPEGPPPQGGNQSHGPPPRPGKPEGQTPQGGNQSQGLPPHPGKPEGPPPQGGNRSQGPPPHPGKPEGPPPQGGNQSQGPPPRPGKPEGPPPQGGNQSQGPPPHPGKPEGPPPQGGNKPQGPPPRPGKPQGPPPQEGNKPQRPPPPGRPQGPPPPGGNPQKPLPPPAGKPQGPPPPPQGGRPHRPPQGQPPQ; translated from the exons atgCTACTGATTCTGCTGTCGGTGGCCCTGCTGGCCCTGAGCTCAGCTCAGAGCTTAAATGAAG ATGTCAGCCAGGAAGAATCTCCCTCCGTAATATCAG GAAAGCCAGAAGGACCACCCCCACAAGGAGGCAACCAGTCCCAAGGTCCCCCACCTCGTCCAGGAAAGCCAGAAGGACCACCCCCACAAGGAGGCAACCAGTCCCACGGTCCCCCACCTCGTCCAGGAAAGCCAGAAGGACAAACCCCACAAGGAGGAAACCAGTCCCAAGGTCTCCCACCTCATCCAGGAAAGCCAGAAGGACCACCCCCACAAGGAGGAAACCGGTCCCAGG GTCCCCCACCTCATCCAGGAAAGCCAGAAGGACCACCCCCACAAGGAGGCAACCAGTCCCAAGGTCCCCCACCTCGTCCAGGAAAGCCAGAAGGACCACCCCCACAAGGAGGCAACCAGTCCCAAGGTCCCCCACCTCATCCAGGAAAGCCAGAAGGACCACCCCCACAAGGAGGCAACAAACCTCAAGGTCCCCCACCTCGTCCAGGAAAGCCACAAGGACCACCCCCACAAGAAGGTAATAAACCTCAACgtccccctcctccaggaaggccaCAAGGACCACCCCCACCAGGAGGCAATCCCCAGAAGCCTCTGCCACCTCCCGCTGGAAAGCCCCAGggaccacctccacctcctcaagGGGGCAGACCACACAGACCTCCCCAGGGACAGCCTCCCCAGTAA